Proteins encoded by one window of Nomascus leucogenys isolate Asia chromosome 19, Asia_NLE_v1, whole genome shotgun sequence:
- the LOC115831567 gene encoding LOW QUALITY PROTEIN: TBC1 domain family member 3I-like (The sequence of the model RefSeq protein was modified relative to this genomic sequence to represent the inferred CDS: inserted 2 bases in 1 codon) gives MDVEDADSWQAQEREDIIRKYAKGHRAGLPEDKGPVLVGIYGNIDYLGIMHETELPPLTAREAKRIRRETRRNSKWLEMLGKWEMYKNSEKLIGRTYKGIPRNIQGRAWSVLLNVQEIKSKNPGKYKLMKEKGKRSSEHIHQIDRDVSRTPQKHVFFRRRYGAKQRELFYILLAYAEYNPEVGYCRNLSHIAALFLLYLPEEDAFWALVQLLASERHSLQGFHSPNGGTVQGLQDHQEHVVPTSQPKTMWHLDQDIDAGLCGQHLSLGWLLRTLMKISLGLTLCLWDVYLLQGKEALMPMTSIAFEVQKKRLKETSSGLCTCIASQFCHHWARDDDTVLKHLRASVNKRGRKQADLPPPAKAEQGSLAPRPVPASRGGKTLCKGDRQAPPGPPAQFQQPIWSASLPRAPRSSTPRPGGAVWEDTYPVGTQCVLSPALAQGGPQGSWRLLRWNSMPCLPTDLDVGDPWFLHYDFQQSCRVRAISQEDQLATCWQAEHXADGVRLAFAKLNNVAMDFRALQCTQH, from the exons ATGGACGTGGAGGATGCGGATAGTTGGCAGGCGCAGGAGCGAGAGGACATCATCAGAAAATATGCAAAG GGGCACCGAGCTGGGCTGCCAGAGGACAAGGGGCCTGTGCTTGTTGGGATCTACGGCAACATCGACTACTTGGGGATTATGCA TGAGACGGAGCTGCCTCCTCTGACTGCGCGGGAGGCAAAG CGAATTCGGCGGGAGACAAGGAGAAACAGCAAGTGGCTGGAGATGCTGGGCAAATGGGAGATGTACAAGAACAGCGAAAAG CTCATAGGTCGCACATACAAGGGGATTCCCAGGAACATCCAGGGCCGGGCATGGTCAGTCCTCCTGAACGTTCAGGAAATCAAATCAAAAAACCCCGGCAAATACAAG CTCATGAAGGAGAAGGGCAAGAGGTCATCTGAACACATCCATCAGATCGACCGGGATGTTAGCAGGACTCCCCAGAAGCATGTCTTCTTCAGGCGTCGATATGGAGCCAA gcAGCGGGAACTCTTCTACATACTCCTGGCATATGCGGAGTATAACCCA GAGGTGGGCTACTGCAGGAACCTGAGCCACATCGCCGCCTTGTTCCTCCTGTATCTGCCTGAGGAGGACGCATTCTGGGCCCTGGTGCAGCTGCTGGCCAGTGAGAGGCACTCCCTGCAGG GATTCCACAGCCCAAATGGCGGGACAGTCCAGGGGCTCCAAGACCATCAGGAGCATGTGGTACCCACGTCACAACCCAAGACCATGTGGCATCTG GACCAGGACATAGACGCTGGTCTATGCGGGCAGCATCTCTCGTTAGGCTGGCTTCTCCGGACGTTAATGAAG ATCTCTCTCGGGCTGACCCTGTGCCTGTGGGACGTTTACCTGCTACAAGGAAAAGAAGCACTGATGCCCATGACCAGCATTGCGTTCGAGGTGCAGAAGA AGCGCCTCAAGGAGACCAGTTCCGGCCTGTGCACATGCATCGCGAGCCAGTTCTGCCATCACTGGGCCAGGGATGATGACACGGTGCTCAAGCACCTCAGGGCCTCTGTGAACAAACGAGGGAGGAAGCAAGCGGACCTGCCACCCCCAG CCAAAGCCGAGCAAGGGTCCTTGGCACCCAGGCCTGTGCCAGCTTCACGTGGTGGCAAGACCCTCTGCAAGGGGGACAGGCAGGCCCCTCCAGGCCCACCAGCCCAGTTCCAGCAGCCCATTTGGTCAGCTTCCCTGCCAAGGGCACCTCGTTCTTCCACACCCCGTCCTGGTGGGGCTGTCTGGGAAGACACCTACCCTGTGGGCACTCAGTGTGTGCTCAGCCcggccctggctcagggaggaCCTCAGGGTTCCTGGAGACTGCTGCGGTGGAACTCCATGCCCTGTCTCCCGACGGACCTGGATGTAGGGGACCCTTGGTTTCTCCATTATGATTTCCAACAGAGCTGCAGGGTCCGTGCCATATCCCAGGAGGACCAGCTGGCCACCTGCTGGCAGGCTGAACA GGCCGACGGAGTGAGATTGGCTTTCGCCAAACTGAACAACGTGGCCATGGACTTCCGGGCCCTGCAGTGCACCCAGCACTGA